Proteins co-encoded in one Flavivirga eckloniae genomic window:
- a CDS encoding MarR family winged helix-turn-helix transcriptional regulator, protein MDFELQQCVGARLRRLSRQTDHLFRKCLKGYDISENQMTLLFALHVSGKIEQGLLGKELVIDKSSMSRNMSLLSKKGYIIKSNDYHPQVELSKKGEDIVLKLIPLWKQTMDTIYEKLGDEGMEMIENIESKLI, encoded by the coding sequence ATGGATTTTGAATTACAACAATGTGTTGGAGCCCGATTAAGGCGTTTATCTAGACAAACAGATCATTTGTTTAGAAAATGTTTAAAGGGCTATGATATTTCCGAGAATCAAATGACATTGTTATTTGCATTACATGTTTCAGGGAAAATTGAACAAGGTTTATTGGGTAAAGAACTGGTAATAGACAAATCTTCGATGAGTAGAAACATGTCCTTACTTTCAAAAAAAGGATACATTATTAAAAGTAATGATTATCATCCACAGGTAGAACTCTCTAAAAAAGGTGAAGACATCGTGTTAAAACTCATTCCCCTTTGGAAACAAACTATGGATACTATTTATGAAAAACTTGGTGATGAGGGTATGGAAATGATAGAAAATATTGAAAGCAAATTGATTTAA